A genomic window from Silene latifolia isolate original U9 population chromosome 11, ASM4854445v1, whole genome shotgun sequence includes:
- the LOC141611747 gene encoding uncharacterized protein LOC141611747: MACVAVRTCGGITVQSSRVTEKVKLPGRVFLPVKPIQCAAVIEVGKRKTTVGGAEKFDRWMKESVGEIVKNLKEAPLFVHVYGGDEPDKRLKTEKAVAEGWVQLKGKWVKGEEPSPEGIILVEELKEDEVGIYEENEGQIGESTKAWGVLIQGKGDDGGVGCYLLKTSRVGCGNLGLFSTHYCLVKVKSFRESARSQLTSCWLA; encoded by the coding sequence ATGGCGTGTGTGGCTGTTCGTACCTGTGGAGGAATAACAGTCCAATCAAGCAGGGTCACGGAAAAGGTCAAGTTACCGGGTCGGGTCTTTTTACCGGTCAAACCAATCCAATGCGCGGCGGTGATCGAGGTAGGGAAGCGAAAAACGACCGTTGGCGGGGCGGAGAAATTCGACCGTTGGATGAAGGAATCGGTTGGGGAAATAGTGAAGAATCTCAAGGAAGCGCCATTGTTCGTCCACGTATACGGTGGGGATGAGCCTGATAAGAGGTTGAAGACGGAGAAGGCGGTGGCGGAGGGGTGGGTCCAGTTAAAGGGTAAATGGGTAAAAGGCGAGGAGCCTTCCCCTGAAGGGATCATCTTAGTTGAAGAGCTTAAGGAGGATGAAGTGGGAATATATGAGGAAAATGAGGGGCAAATTGGGGAAAGTACAAAGGCATGGGGTGTGTTAATACAAGGGAAAGGTGATGATGGTGGTGTAGGTTGTTATTTGTTGAAGACTAGTAGAGTTGGTTGTGGTAATTTGGGATTATTTTCTACTCATTATTGTTTGGTTAAGGTTAAAAGTTTTAGGGAAAGTGCAAGATCACAACTTACTAGTTGTTGGTTGGCATAA